Part of the Numenius arquata chromosome 5, bNumArq3.hap1.1, whole genome shotgun sequence genome is shown below.
TTGGGTTTCAATGAAACATTCTGAAAATGTGCCTCAGGGTTGACAGCTGCAAGCAAAGAGAACAGAGTAGCTAGATATGTAGAGACAGGAATTATAAAAGTGAAAAGGTGGTGGTAATGAGTCTGCCACTTAAGGTCAGGCTCTACTGAAATACAATTAGAGTGCTAAGCCTTcagttgaaaaaagaaaaccaacaaacaaacaactgagAAAGTGAGTTAAGTAAAGCTACTCTAGGGTTAGGCGTGAAGAGCAGGGATATTCTTGGAAAGCATTTCAAGATTGTCATCCATTTGTTTTAGGAAAGGAAACTTGGAAACTTAAATGCACACTGCATAGTTTGCTCCAAATTTGCTGGATACAAGCCTGTATACGCTATGTGCAAACAGCAGGATGCAGTAAAACGGATGAAACACGCACAACATAGCTTAGGTTAAGTCCTAAAgggtgtggttttgggttttgtttagagTCTTTACAGTCCACAGTAGGCTGCTCAGCAACTTGCACAGGAAATATGTGATAGTGGATTGGACTCAAAAATGAAGAGGCTTAAGTTGTGGTTTATAAAGTTTCTGGAGGCACCTGCTTAAAGAAGTGGTGCCAGTGCACTGGAATGATCTGTAGTTCTCAACACTCAAAAATACCTTTAACCATATGGACCCTATGACATTTAACATACATGCTTTACAAGATGTTTCATTTGCATAGAGAACGTATGAGAAGCCTGGCTGGGAGCAACTCATGGTTCATGCATTGCTCACTCACAGAAAAGAGCAGAAGCACCAAGTTTGCATCATGCACCCTCATTTGCAGCAAGGAAAAACTGCTGGTAAAGGGAGAAGAGCCAGGGATACGCAGAAATGGGACCAGTCGTTTGGCCTGTGTCACATCCATAAGCCACAGGGAAAAGCAGCTTCAGCTCAGGGAAGGAGCTGGTTGCACAGACTGTGCCAGGTGACATTTTGCTTTCCTAAGCTTCTGGCACAGAAAGATATTCATATATTTACAACCTTTCTTAAGGTCATCTCTGCTGTGTCTCCAGCTGAGCCATTAAATATTAATTGGACctgctttccaaaaataaaaagcagaaccTCTAATTTACTTGTGTAATTAACACCTCCCGTAAACCAGGTGTCCTCCTGAACCAGACCGAACAAGCCATTTGCACTTCACAATCCTGAAATACTCTGTGTGCTTTTCAGACAGGCACACATTTGCTTGTTCATTCTACATGCACAAATGCATATAataatttttggggaaaaatgccttaaatacaacagaaaataCGCCCTCCAGGTGATGTAGTCAAACCTTCCCACTTACACAGGATAGGTCTtttcagtttggattttttttttttaagcactttacCTAGATAAGTTTGAACGTTTTGTTACAGGTCATTTTATTCAACAAGGCTCAATGCCGCTAAATTTCTCAAAGAGCTCATATTTTAACCCATAGTTGTAAAGAACACGGTCGCTCTCTGGTCTCATAATAGCACTTGCATTAAAGAACTTTGTCCCACACGCCTGACCGTGTATTTAGCCAAACATTGCAGTTTGCTCCGAAATATAAATTCAGTACCACCATTACCCATGTTAAGACAAGGTAAACATGTATTCAGTAATCCCTGAGCCGCACAGATTATTTGCAAAAGTTTAGTAAATGCTAATTTACCCAGATGAATAATATGCCTGCTCTTCAGTAAGGTTAACAAATTAGTGGAGTGACACAGAACCCGAGGTCCTCACTGCTCAGCTGCCACCTAAGCTCAGAGGCACATAAACTTTCAGCGTCACACAACCCAAGAAAACTATCCTAAATTTGCACTTGGCCTGAAGCACATCTTGTCAAGATTTAGCAGGCTAGGATCCAGCTCGTACCTAAACCTTTTGTGAATCTGTAGTCTAAGCCCTGCTTCACCTTTATTGCCTCAGAAACTGAGTCTGACTGTCAGTCTCAGAGCTTACCTGCAACATAGGTACtgggcaaaaaaaattaataaagtttCTATTCCCTTTGGAAGAGGTGGCTAATAAATAAACGTCAGAGCACTCACCTAGGAAAAGGAGCATGTAGACTCTCTTCCGTAAAGGTAGATTCAAAACTCCATCCTGGATCTTGCCAGAAAATATCCAAATCATCAGGCCTGGCAACACTTCAGTGGAggtgtattaagaaaaaaatattgaagtttaACATCACCTCAGTTGCATGGACTAATTAAAGGTTTGTTGTGCTGCAGAATTTATACTCTGCCACTAGGATGAGGGGGGCACCCAGGGAAGGTGCAGTCCTCAATTCCAGACTCTGCAGCCAAAACACAagtttggaaaacagaagaggaCTTTTTTTGCTGATTCAGATTGCAACCAGAAGCTTTTCAGACCCTGCTTCTACTGCTCTgaggaaaaaatgcttctttcacaTCCTCTTTTAACAATTCACCATCGTTTTTCCTAAGCAACCACAGGTGGGTGGCTGCTCCTTCTGCTATGGAAGCCATCCTATCAGGCAGTTCCTGCTGACCCCTGTGGCATTTCCAACTCCACAACACACCTACCAGCTATTTGCCAGTCTCTTGTCTCCTAGCAAAAGCCACTCCAGACCATTGGGCAGGAAATCCAGATAAAGTTTCCTGCAGCACTACCTTCAAGTTGGCAAAAGTGTGTCAATGGCAAGATGCCATTTTGGATATCATGCTTCAGCTTTTTTGGAAATCTTCTGATCCAAACTAAACTCTACTGTCAGGACTGTGTATCCAATGTTTGTTTTATCTAAAATGTCAGTAAGAGGGAATCCGCAACCTTGCCATCTCTGGTGAATGGTCCCATCATGTAAGATGTATATTCTTACCTCTAGTATAGCACTAAATCCTTTCATGCTTTTTGCAGCATCCCAAAAACTGGGGGCAAAATGTGGTTTCCCCCTACTTCCTCCTATCCCCAAATAACCCAGAGCATGGTGAATGAAGCACCAAGCTAACAGGAGTTTTGCCTACATCAGGAAGCTGGGTGTGATGAATGAATCTGAGACCTCTCACTGAACGCTTCCTGCTCCTGGTTAGAAGAGTAGAGCAAGCCCTCCTCTGGTGGGGAGAGGGTGgcgagaagagagaaagaaaaatttaccTGCAGAACTGACTGTCCATACTGAGCAGAGGAAGATGCCTTCTGGTAATACTAAACAAAGCACTTAAACTTCATTGCAAATCAAGACTCTGAGGACTATAGCTGTCCTCGCCCTTCCTTAATTTCTGGTGTCTTTACATTTGGAGCAAACTGTAGACCTTAGCTTCCTAATTCTCTatggaaattacagaatcacagaataataggggttggaagggacctctggagatcatctagtccaaccccactgcagagtaggtccacctagagcaggttgcacaggaacgcgtctaacgtccaggcaagttttgaatgtctccagagatggagactccaccacctctctggacagcctgttccagtgctctgccaccctcaaagtaaagaagttcctcctcatgtttagatggaactttctatgtttgagtttgtgcccgttacctcttgtcctgtcactgggcaccactgaaaaaagactggccccatcctcttgacacccaccctttaggtatttataagcattgatcagattccccctcagtcttctcttctccagactaaaaagacccaagaagtccctcagcctttcctcataagagaaatgttGTAATCTCCTCATCAGCTGTCCTCGCCCTTCCTTAGTTTCTGGTGTCTTTACATTTGGAGCATACGTTAGACCTTAGCTTCCTAATTCTCTATGGAAACTAAATCTAAAAGGCGTTTTGGAACACCCAGCACAGgctcaaaatgcttttttttctccccccctcacccccacatCTAGACCTAAGCACCTCTGGCACGTTCAATGCCTTGTGAGGTTGAGTGGTATTGTAAAGTGTAGGCATGACAACACCCTCAGCTACCATGAATAGACTTCATTAATTAACTTAATAGCAGATGTAGCGGTTTAACTATGTCCTGTGTTATACCTTTAAAATGTGGCTTGTAGTTGAATAACTTTAGAAGTTTATTACTGTAAAAggtttaaagtttttttttttcttttcctctactaTTTTCTTCatactaaaatagaaaaaatcaaagtaaagatttatttcatttgtgTATCTTGGAGGTGACAATTTAATACACTTAACTGTATGTAACATTCCTCTTTAGTGAGAGCCATTTTGTTTAGGAAATCAAAGCTAAGCTAACAATTGTAGGTATCATTAAATTCATGTTTATTCACAGATAAATGCTGTAGCCTATCAAAACTTTTTGGCACAAACCTagctaaaaataactgaaaatatagcatccctcccacccctccccagagATATCTGGTCCCTACGTTGCACCTGAAATGAAAGACTGAAGCATCAGGTTTTGTAGTGGcatggcagggggggggggaagcatgtGGAGGCAGACAGGAAGATAGTAAAACTGGAAAGATTCcatagacaacttttttttttgtctgaaatactgtatttacaCAAAATTGGAGAATACAAATACTTTACTAAGAAGACAAAACCATTATAGTACATTCGTTTTAAACACAGGCAGAACTATAGATGCAAAACACAGAGGCCTAAGGTACTcgcatggcaaaaaaaaaaaaaaaaagcatcagaaaggCCTCAGAGattaaaagcaggaaataaggaacattgtatttgttgtatttgttacGCAGCATCACTTTTCCTTGACTTCAATGGGATTGCAATAAGGTGCTCTCCTTCCGCATTGTGGATGGTGGGGAAAACCCTCTCAATGTGCTAACCACTCAACAGTGATTTTACAGAACAGTTAAGTGTGCACTTAATTTTCAGCACAGGAATAGAGCCGTTAACTTCAAAGGAAATTCTATTTGTGCCTAATCACATGCTTATATGCTTACTTTGACCAGGAAGAGTCTTCTCAATGCTTAATAGGGTTAAGTCCATTGTTACATAAAAAATAAGTGTTCTTGACtgtcttctgtctttcttttttcttaaaatatattttaaaattgctttaattttccCCTTATGTACTTGATTAGAAAATAGTAGTTTATTGAATGCCATAGAATTTTTGAATCATGTCTTATACAATCAAAAGAACATTGTTCAAAAATAATTCCCACATTTTCCTAAAGGCTGTTtagatttataaataaataaaagagaaaaatacatataataataaAGCAGCTTTGTGTTTCTGGGCATTTGGCAGCGGGTCTGTTATAATATCTCTCAGATATCTCTTGATATCAGTTAAAATCACCAAATCAATTGATCATTATAAAAGAAAAGATTGTACAATATTATTACAATCCACCAAATATAGCCAATGCATGAAATATTTTACACATCATGTACCCCTTAAaaagaattaatatattttagcCTGTTCTTTGAAAACAGATAGCTTCTGAAGTAATATATCTTAAACACAGTGGTATCTGTCACTTCTACTctctaactgattttttttttttcttgaataaaagcTTGTTTGAATAGGACTACTAGCTCAGTGATGGAACTACAGTGCTATTTAACTAAATTCCATATATATCTTTGTTACAGTTGCTGCAATTATTATAATCACATACCACTGAAGTGCTAAATATTAGTAACTCAGATATGTGGACTTTGGTTATGCTTGATAGAATACTGGCATATCAAATATATGTACCACTTCCTAAAGGCTATGTTACAATCATGATGCCTAGTAataaatactactaataataacaATCTCAGATTCAAAGTGCTGACCCATATCACTCACTTGAGGCACCAATACAATGAATCAAtcaattaaaagatttatttgtaATGTTTGAAACTAACCAAGCAGATCCAGGGCTGCCAAGTTACATGTGCAGCACGGAGGACTCTGAACCTCTCCTTCCAAGCTGGGGATTCCTGTGGTCCCAGAAGAAGTTTGGAATATCACATCTGATGTGGGACGCTCCAAAATATACCGGGTCTTCAGACATGAAACATTAAAAGCTCTCTAAGCTTCTCTAAAGCCTCCAAAGGCTCTCTTAAGACCCCTCAAGCCTACTTCATTTGCTCAGGAACAAGGCTTTGCCATATATTGTACTTGGCTGCAGACCAGGGAAGAGCCTTTCATGAAAGTCCACAATAAAATGCATCGCATTGATGCAGCTTTCACACCCTGGAGACGCTGTCACCACTGTCAGCAtgagagggaaaaggcagctttccagcagcagcaaacatctGTCTCACTCGAAGGGGAATGCTTTTCATGTTGTTAGTTTGTTCTGTGCAAGCAGTAATCGTTTTCAGTGTCCAGAGAGCTGTTGTACCCCGACGATGGGTACAGGTCCCTCTTAAGTATCCTATTGACGATGTTGATCAGAACTTTTTTGTACTGTTGACGTAAAAGTGAGTAAACAAATGGATCTGATGCAGCCTTACTGTAGGTGAGGCACTTGCTTATAATTCCCCAGTAGTAATTTATGGTAACAAAAGGAAGGAGCTCTATCAACCTGTTAAACATTAAAGAGAGATGGAAACACTTGAGTGTTATATTCACACTGAGCCCAGTGCTAAACTCATGCTTCATGAAACATTAATGTATCACTTATTTTCTTACAGCACATGGTCCCTGCAGAAAAAAGGCCCTGACTCCTTGGATTCAATAAAGGCAAAGGGAAATTTTCTAGCAAGGCCGCTGGAATACAACAATCATTCCCTCTATAGAGAGAGAAAAAGTGTGTTTTCAGTGTCAGTGCTCCCATGCATTGGAGATAAGAAAGAGCTTCAGTTTATTGCTCACTTTCTGAATTTAGAGAGTTGTGCTAGTAAGTGGACAAAAATCTTGGTGACATAATCAACTACTCTTCTCCCATGGCAAACTTGAGATAAACACATGTGACTTGGGGTATCCAGGCTCACTCAACTCAGCTGCCTAAGTACAGCTGTCTAGTGACACTTGAGACACTTGGGCATAGCCCCCTTGGCATCAGGCTGCTGTTCCTGGAAGTTGTGGGTCTCTTCTAGCTCCTGTGTCATATCTGCCATTCTTTGTAGAGGTTTTGGACACTATGCAGCATCTCAAATGACACCAGAAACCTGGTCTAGAACACTGAATCCACCCCCTCAGATACAGATCAGTGAACCCGCATTACACAACTGATGTGAATTATAAAATATGCAAAGAGGATTCACATAAGACCGTTGTCATATGAGCAACAGGGCAGTATCTCAGAGAGATTTGGTTGGCACCTGCAATCCCATAGTATGCTTAGGAGCACAACTACATCTACTTACCTGTGAAAGTTTCTGTGTGCACTTGGCTGACCACTAGTTTGGCCAAAGAAAACAAGGAGACAACACTTTTATCATCATTATATGACCAGCCAGCTGTCTCCAGACCTGTGtctcctgctctgtgtttcacGGATGATTAGTGGCCTCAGCACCTCAGTTGAGAAGGGTGTATTAATCATGGGTGCAGAAACTGCAACTAAGTAAAAGAATTTTTCCACAGAAGTGAGAGTAAACGTTTAGACTATTCCAGCAAATGTCTGGCATATAGTTCATCTGCAGTGGGCAAACTCTTCAGGAAAGTGGAAAGAACAGGGTGAGAAGTTTTTGTTATCTGCACATCTTTTGTGAAACCTTTTGTAGCAGCAAGAATTTTGCTATATTTTTGCTATATtcattccagaagaaaaaaaaaagtaccatgaGATAAAATAGCCCTTTTCTGTACCCTAAAACATCACTGTTTGAAGATGTAAGATCAGAAGCTTTCTCAAGGCTTGAAGAACCTTTTGGCTTCCTTCCAAAGTGCAGAGCTCCCAACTTGCAGGGCGTTGACTTTTGAAGCTGTTCCGATCCCTCTGCATAGAAAAGCTGATTTACCACCGCTAGGATGGAACATTGCAACAAGTGGTTGAATTCTGACAGAAAAATTTCTCATTTGTGTGCATAAAAGAGAAATCACTCCTATGgcaagtgcatttaaaaaaatgatgacTTCTTTTTGAAGCTGCTTGGAAAAAATTCCAGTGACTTTAAAACAGAGAGCACACGAAGACACAAAATGCAAGGAATGAATAAATGTACCAGACACAAAATGTGAGAAATAAACAAATGTACAATAAATGACACTTGCTACATGGTTGCTTGGGTTTATCCCCTCCTGTGTATTGTCCTAATACAAGAAATATACATTTGATATTTACACAATTGACATTTTTATAAAGACACTAAATAGGAAGAGTAAGGTATCCTTCAGTCATGAAAATAGATGTATTACCATGTGTTCCTTTAATGTATTATGGGCCCAAACATAATTGCACTGAagccaacagaagaaaaattgcacAGTTTTTAATAAGATAATGGGCCTGGCCGAATCAAGTCAGCCTTAGAAATATCCATCTGAATGCATCttagtttcattttcttcttttcagtgctGTTACAGAAATGATGAAATTCATCTGTTGGCTCTTAGTGAACAGACGAATATATTGCTGATGATCATAATCTCATTCACATTTCTGAAATGAGGAGCAAATACTGAGCTCACAACACAAACTGAGTCACCAGGCCAGAGAGCAAGAAAACAAAGGAGGAGATCTCTCTGTAGAGATTACTTTAGTGCCACCCCTCTAAAAACCAGAATGAGGGAAAAATGGAGAAATGGGCATGGGCAGCAAGTCCTCCAACCTCATTGCCACCATAACCTTTTATCTAGTTCTGCTTGGACACTGTCTTGCCTTTGGGGCAAAGAGCCTTTGAGGATATCCTCCCTAAATACTTCCCATTTTGCTATCACTGAACCACCTCGGGTGTTTGTGACTGAGACAGAAGCTGTACCTtgacacacacatttatataaaCCAACCCTCCGTTTTCTCTCTCGAGACACACGAGGTACCAGTTTGTCACACACAGAGAATGAACCATCTCACATTTGCCAAATGCAAGGATGAAAAAGGAAGCCACTTTTATTTAAGAAGTTTATGAGAAATACCTTCACCCTGAAAAATGTGGCAATGCTGGAATTTGCTGAGCTTGGTAATGTTCGGATGGAAAGAAGATGGCAAAATCCACTTTGCTCAATATAATTCTATCCTGATTATGGCAAAAGTGAACAGAAAATGACTCAGAATGTACTGAACAGTGATCAATTAACCTTTTAACTCTGATGTAATGTTAATATTTGTAATAATCCTTTCCACTGCAGAAAAAATGCAGTTATCTAGGCAATCACTCAGGAATCCCTTTCAACATATAAATGGGAACTGAAAGAAATGTCATCCTAAAGGTTAGAAAACATTGCCATTTTTGTGCACTGGCCTCAATCTGTCCCCCTACCCATGAAAGAAAAGGGCAATTACAGTGATCATGAGTGGCGTATATGTATATGTGACTGTGTAAGATCAGTGGTCTAAAGATGGCCAGTTTCTGTGGCTGCAGACCCTGGCAGCCATCACCAGGGTGGTTTTGCAAAGACTAGTGAACCTTCCTTGATAGAAGTCGGTTCTCTTCAAGTGTGTCTTGTACACACTGTGAAGtggaagactttttaaaaaatcactagtAGAAAGATGTAATTCATTTCAGTTTAGAGATGAAAAGCTAAATCCTGAGGTGCTACAATTCAGTAGAGTTACGCTGGCTTCCAGCTCACTGATTTAtgcaagatttaaaaataataaccatATGTTGTATAAAGACTATGCAAGTACGCAATGAGAATGATacatgactatttaaaaaaagtgCAAACCACCCGGGTGGACACCAGTGATTCTGACCAGTTGAGAGTCATATTACTTATactttttattattgcttttcctGGGAGATAACTCTCGCACCTCATCACAAGGCCATGCTGCACCATTAGCAATATATTTACAGACATTAATGTTTCCAGACACAAAGCTTATCTGACAAATTATCAGCCTGGATAAATTTAAATTATGTCACTTCATCTTCCAATAGCAGCAAGTTTGGccttatgcttttaaaaaaaagaaaaaaaaagacctgagcTAATCAGAAAAAGCTGTCTGCTTTCCTCTCTATTGCTCTAGGTTGTGCTAACAAGGAAGGGTGGCGAGTGTTTTAAACTGCTTTCATCTCTCACTGGCATGTAATTAATTCCTGGTACTTGTCCTAAAAGCCTCTTGCTCTTGGCAAGAGGTACCCAGACCTGGCTGCAATGAGGAAAGGAGAGCTAGAGGCTGCGGGCAGGCTTGGCCCCGGGTCTCTGTCAGGCTCTGGCACCCCAAAATTAGCTGTACTCCCCGCCGAgcacctgcacagcagcaggcatACCGGTCCCAGAAGCTTCCCTACCCCAACAGGCGATACTAACCTGGTGATAATGTAAGGACCAAAACAGACCACGAACGACCctataaaaatactgattttcttgGTAGCCCGCTGCCTCCTCCGTTTCTGCTCATTAAGACAGCGCTGCTTCACACTGCAAAGGGAAAAGAGCAGTTGGCGGGTTAAGGCAAGAAGCGAGGAGGAGAGATGTGagcccaggggaggggggaaggattcACTCCCGGACGGAGAGCCCCTgccccgggggaggggagggcagggcagccCTGCGCCGACCCGAGAGGGGGGCAgctcccgggggaggggggggcagctcccgggggaggggagggcagccccggccccggagGGTGACATCTCCCGGGAGAGGGCAGACTCGGCCCCGGAGGGGGCCAGCTCCCGGGGAGGGGAGCGCAGTCCCGGTCCCCCTGATTCTGGAGTTGGTCGCGCTCGCTAGAGCAGCGGCTCCCTGTCAAAGGGAGCTCGGGCAAGTGGGAGCACCCAGCGAGCGGAACTAGCATTTAAACAAAGCAGGCTACAAATGCACAATCTACCGTCTTCTGGCACTATAAGCAGCGTCTGAAACTAGAGGCAGAAGGATTCGCCATGTGGCCGGGGTAGGCAGGGGTGCAGGAAAGGGTGCTGGGGAGGCAGGACATCCTCTCTCCCCGGGGTACCTACCGCAAGTGCCCGGGGTTGTGAATACGAACACACACACATTACCTGGGGTGGATATCCACCAGCAAAACCAGAGTCTGCATGGTAATAATGTCTATCCGCTTGCAGTGGAACCGGGCAACTTTCAACACCTTTAAATAGGTGAAACACAAGATCACCAGTGACAGCATGAAACTGGTGGAGTGAAAGACGATGGTGAACACTGTAAACCTTCTCCGCTCTGTCTCTTCCTTTAGGTGTAAGGTGCAAGAGGCATAAACGCTGTTGTAGTCTACCCACGAGTAAAACAAGGATACCAAGGGGAACGTGAGGGAGTGGAGCCACGAGTAGCCCATCAGTATCACAGCGTCCTTATACCGCATCTTGCTGGTGTAGCTCAAGGGGAACACCACGGCAATCCATTTGTCGATGCTGAGCGCTGCCATGCTCAGCATCGTGTTGGAAGTCAGGAAAGTTTCCAGGAAACCCACCGCTTTGCAGACGCAGCCCCCGAGGGGTTGCTGGTTCCTCAGGATCCCCAGCAGGGTAAAAGGCATGTTCAGGACGGTGAGGAGCAGGTTGCAAAAAGATAAGTTCACCAGGAAAACCCCGGCGACCTGCTTGCGGATCTCCGT
Proteins encoded:
- the GPR78 gene encoding G-protein coupled receptor 78 → MDLAGVLLALLLVLVLVVSLLSNLLVLLCFVYSTEIRKQVAGVFLVNLSFCNLLLTVLNMPFTLLGILRNQQPLGGCVCKAVGFLETFLTSNTMLSMAALSIDKWIAVVFPLSYTSKMRYKDAVILMGYSWLHSLTFPLVSLFYSWVDYNSVYASCTLHLKEETERRRFTVFTIVFHSTSFMLSLVILCFTYLKVLKVARFHCKRIDIITMQTLVLLVDIHPSVKQRCLNEQKRRRQRATKKISIFIGSFVVCFGPYIITRLIELLPFVTINYYWGIISKCLTYSKAASDPFVYSLLRQQYKKVLINIVNRILKRDLYPSSGYNSSLDTENDYCLHRTN